In the genome of Lynx canadensis isolate LIC74 chromosome X, mLynCan4.pri.v2, whole genome shotgun sequence, one region contains:
- the LOC115506960 gene encoding LOW QUALITY PROTEIN: vomeronasal type-1 receptor 90-like (The sequence of the model RefSeq protein was modified relative to this genomic sequence to represent the inferred CDS: inserted 3 bases in 2 codons; deleted 1 base in 1 codon) — protein MTIKIRQYLQVVIGISANSFLLLFHIFTHLLDRRPKPTNLIICHLAFVHMMKLFTVCLLSTDLLETLNXFKYKALFCMNRVTRCLSMNVTCLLSILQAFIISTSTSWSVRFKHKCTKCVFRPFIVLWFLSLSLNSKCILYTAASSNMTQIHLLHVSKYCSVSPTHSIIRGRLLILTLPRDVFFIGATLLSSAYMVILLSRHQRQCQQLHSSSLSSRVSPERRXTQTILLLVSFFVVVYWVDIIISSSATVLWRYDPGILDFQKLVSNVYATVSALVLICLDKRIKNVFQKCGKITINL, from the exons ATGACTATTAAAATACGACAATATCTACAAGTAGTCATAGGAATCTCAGCCAAcagcttcctccttctcttccacaTCTTCACACACCTTCTGGATCGCAGGCCTAAGCCCACCAACCTGATCATCTGTCACTTGGCATTTGTCCACATGATGAAACTCTTCACTGTG TGTTTGTTGTCTACAGACCTGTTGGAAACACTAAA TTTCAAATATAAGGCTTTATTTTGCATGAACAGAGTGACACGATGTCTGTCCATGAACGTCACCTGCCTCCTGAGCATCCTCCAGGCCTTCATCATCAGCACCAGCACCTCCTGGTCGGTCAGGTTTAAACATAAATGCACAAAATGCGTCTTCCGTCCTTTTATTGTCTTATggtttcttagtttgtctctcaATAGTAAGTGCATCTTGTATACTGCTGCTTCTTCTAACATGACCCAGATCCATCTACTGCATGTCAGTAAATACTGCTCGGTTTCCCCCACACACTCCATCATCAGGGGACGGCTTCTCATTTTGACATTACCCAGGGATGTTTTCTTTATAGGCGCCACGCTGCTCTCTAGTGCATATATGGTGATTCTCTTGTCCAGGCATCAGAGGCAGTGCCAGCAGCTACACAGCTCCAGCCTCTCCTCGAGGGTCTCCCCAGAGAGAA CCACCCAGACTATCCTGTTGTTGGTGAGTTTCTTTGTAGTCGTGTACTGGGTGGACATCATTATCTCCTCCTCTGCAACTGTGTTATGGAGATATGACCCAGGAATCCTGGATTTCCAGAAGCTTGTATCCAATGTGTATGCCACTGTCAGTGCATTGGTGTTAATTTGTTtggataaaaggataaaaaatgtgtttcaaaaatgtggaaaaattacGATCAATTTATAA